A genomic window from Halomonas sp. LR3S48 includes:
- a CDS encoding amidase yields MKMRSSPQAPSGSQDLWRQSATTLAALIRSGEVSSREVIDAHLARIEAVNPTLNAVTVMLHASAREAVDAADGHRKKKGKRDLPPLHGVPITVKENIDCLGTPTTFGLAANANALPQQDAPVVERLRAAGAIPIGRTNMPEMGLRVSTSNPFRGLTRNPWNAELTAGGSSGGEGSAVASGMSPLGIGNDIGGSLRNPAFCCGVAALKPTQGRVPFGGAGDGYLSAQVMLTDGPIARSVADLRLALEQVHGQHVRDPRSVTVALEGPRVPRRVAMVTSLPGTVVEPAIVAGVRAAGEALAAAGYQVEEAIPPEIELINHLWTQFQMSDLSLTAEPMRPMLSAEAAMLMDALIAKVDPTVTHAALHQERSRLGRAWAAFFAEYPIILGPVWPSAPFVHDADIASPAGADLMLGMQWFVTPGNLLGFPAVVLPTRPIDNAPMTVQLYADRFRDDLVLEAAEVIEAAFGPCTPVDPFVA; encoded by the coding sequence ATGAAAATGCGTTCTTCGCCCCAGGCTCCGAGCGGTTCGCAGGACCTCTGGCGGCAGTCCGCCACGACATTGGCGGCCCTTATCAGATCCGGAGAAGTGTCGAGCCGCGAGGTGATCGATGCCCACCTGGCGCGGATCGAGGCGGTCAATCCAACGCTCAATGCCGTCACTGTCATGCTGCACGCCTCGGCCCGTGAGGCGGTGGACGCGGCGGATGGCCATCGTAAAAAGAAGGGGAAACGCGATCTACCGCCCCTGCACGGGGTGCCGATCACGGTGAAGGAGAATATCGATTGCCTCGGCACCCCGACCACCTTCGGCCTGGCGGCGAACGCCAATGCTCTGCCACAGCAGGATGCCCCGGTGGTCGAGCGGCTGCGCGCCGCCGGCGCCATTCCCATCGGGCGCACCAACATGCCGGAGATGGGCCTGCGGGTCTCCACCAGTAACCCGTTCAGGGGGCTGACGCGCAATCCGTGGAACGCAGAGCTGACCGCGGGGGGCAGCAGCGGTGGCGAAGGTTCGGCCGTGGCGTCCGGCATGTCGCCGCTCGGCATCGGCAATGACATCGGCGGGTCACTGAGAAATCCTGCGTTCTGCTGTGGTGTCGCGGCATTGAAGCCGACCCAGGGGCGCGTTCCCTTCGGGGGCGCGGGCGACGGTTACCTGAGCGCCCAGGTGATGCTGACCGATGGCCCCATCGCCCGCAGCGTGGCCGATCTCAGGCTCGCGCTGGAGCAGGTCCACGGGCAGCACGTGCGCGACCCTCGCTCGGTCACAGTGGCACTGGAAGGCCCGAGAGTGCCGCGTCGTGTTGCCATGGTGACATCGCTGCCGGGCACCGTGGTCGAGCCGGCCATTGTCGCCGGCGTGCGGGCGGCAGGCGAGGCGCTTGCCGCCGCCGGTTACCAGGTGGAGGAGGCGATACCGCCGGAAATCGAGCTGATCAACCATCTCTGGACGCAATTCCAGATGTCCGACCTGAGCCTTACGGCCGAGCCGATGCGCCCTATGCTCAGCGCGGAGGCGGCCATGCTCATGGATGCCCTGATCGCCAAGGTCGATCCGACGGTGACCCATGCCGCGCTGCATCAGGAGCGTTCGCGTCTCGGCCGGGCCTGGGCGGCGTTCTTTGCGGAGTATCCCATTATTCTGGGGCCCGTCTGGCCTTCGGCACCGTTCGTGCATGATGCCGATATCGCATCGCCAGCCGGCGCTGACCTGATGCTGGGCATGCAGTGGTTCGTCACCCCCGGCAATCTGCTCGGCTTCCCCGCTGTCGTGTTGCCGACCCGGCCGATCGACAACGCACCGATGACTGTCCAGCTGTACGCCGACCGCTTTCGCGACGATCTTGTGCTTGAGGCGGCCGAGGTCATCGAGGCGGCATTTGGGCCGTGCACGCCGGTAGATCCCTTTGTAGCCTGA
- a CDS encoding LysR substrate-binding domain-containing protein, which yields MKIERLPLNALRAFAEAAREGSFKTAAGRLGVTPGAVSRQIKQLEDRLGIPLFDRHANGVRLNEAGRHLTADIDSGLERIAAGVAAARERARSAATLSLSAPPSFLQLWLLPRLAGFEASAQGLSISLDANQSLTVPAWQGDGARLAIRYGRGPWPGVTSHRLFADELFPVCAPSLLQQGQALREPADLAEHTLLDVSWESRQGIDFPGWSEWLEAAGVDDKVAPPQRRYSLFGLALDQAIAGHGVMLANHPIAMDRLKSGILVRPFGERYVLASPMTYDLLVPTTGDAPPAVGRFIDWLLAEAAAFDRETLGGKAD from the coding sequence ATGAAGATCGAGCGCCTGCCCCTGAACGCACTCCGGGCGTTTGCCGAAGCGGCACGGGAGGGAAGCTTCAAGACCGCCGCCGGCCGTCTGGGTGTCACCCCCGGCGCGGTCAGCCGACAGATCAAGCAGCTCGAGGATAGGCTAGGGATTCCCCTCTTCGACCGGCACGCCAACGGCGTACGCCTGAACGAGGCCGGACGCCACCTGACCGCCGACATCGACAGCGGCCTGGAGCGCATCGCCGCGGGGGTCGCGGCCGCAAGGGAGCGGGCACGCAGCGCTGCCACCCTGTCGCTGAGCGCCCCGCCCTCCTTCCTGCAATTGTGGCTGCTGCCGCGTCTGGCGGGTTTCGAAGCCTCGGCGCAGGGGCTCAGTATCTCCCTCGACGCCAACCAATCGCTTACCGTGCCCGCCTGGCAAGGCGACGGCGCGCGCCTGGCGATTCGCTATGGCCGTGGCCCCTGGCCGGGCGTGACGAGCCATCGCCTATTCGCCGATGAACTGTTTCCCGTCTGCGCCCCGTCATTGCTGCAACAGGGCCAGGCTCTGCGGGAACCCGCCGACCTGGCCGAGCACACCCTGCTCGACGTCAGTTGGGAATCGCGACAAGGGATCGACTTTCCCGGCTGGAGCGAATGGCTCGAGGCCGCCGGCGTCGACGACAAAGTCGCCCCGCCACAGCGCCGCTATTCGCTGTTCGGCCTGGCCCTGGATCAGGCCATTGCCGGGCACGGCGTCATGCTCGCCAACCATCCCATCGCAATGGATCGCTTGAAGAGCGGTATCCTCGTGCGCCCCTTCGGCGAACGCTACGTTCTCGCCTCGCCCATGACCTACGATCTGCTGGTGCCTACCACCGGCGACGCACCGCCCGCGGTTGGCCGTTTCATCGACTGGCTGCTGGCCGAAGCTGCCGCCTTCGACCGGGAAACGCTCGGCGGCAAGGCGGACTAG
- a CDS encoding SHOCT domain-containing protein, which produces MYSLSPQGLAIVDELAERHDFSRDAIAHMVSAVAEGNGQMAMFSHPEFGGPGQWMQGGMLMLSDPLNHALNARVDALCHEIGEMIGEKAGEIVAQQPAWPAAEGNPAWWPAELGTPNATGEQNGLRYAYFAQARRLVVQTDDSLRVYDTLDHRISGFAQQQGSQSRLTVTSQHGDVDLASLPVVSTRKQP; this is translated from the coding sequence ATGTACTCACTCAGCCCCCAGGGACTCGCCATCGTCGACGAGCTCGCCGAGCGTCACGATTTCAGTCGCGACGCCATTGCGCACATGGTGTCGGCCGTGGCCGAGGGTAATGGCCAGATGGCGATGTTTTCGCATCCCGAGTTCGGCGGCCCTGGCCAATGGATGCAGGGCGGCATGCTGATGCTGAGCGACCCTCTCAACCATGCCTTGAACGCTCGCGTGGATGCGCTGTGCCACGAGATTGGGGAGATGATTGGTGAGAAAGCAGGTGAGATAGTTGCCCAGCAGCCGGCTTGGCCCGCCGCGGAAGGGAACCCTGCCTGGTGGCCGGCGGAACTCGGCACTCCCAACGCGACCGGCGAGCAGAACGGTTTACGCTACGCCTACTTTGCCCAGGCTCGTCGCCTCGTCGTGCAGACCGACGACTCCCTCCGGGTCTATGACACTCTTGACCATCGCATCAGCGGCTTTGCCCAGCAGCAGGGAAGCCAGAGCCGATTGACGGTGACCAGCCAGCACGGCGACGTCGACCTGGCAAGCCTGCCGGTCGTATCCACCAGGAAACAGCCGTAG
- a CDS encoding DMT family transporter, with product MVLFCLTLGLQQVAIKAVAADISPLAQIALRSAIAALLVVALAYRHGLRLSDFRARLGPGLLVGLGFTAEFVFVAWGLTHTLASHMSVFLYTAPVFAALGLHLWVPGEQLTRRQWAGVGLAFAGMAMAMAPTTDIENAGAILLGDALGLLAGLSWAATTLVIRRSSLSEAPPVQTLCYQLVIAGLLLMPVTMLLGDLGRIHATGGVIASLAFQTLVISFAALLLWFSLLRRYFASQLGIFSFLSPVFGVLFGAALLGEPLTMNFIAGGIALLVGLLMVTR from the coding sequence ATGGTGCTGTTCTGCCTGACGCTCGGGCTTCAGCAAGTCGCGATCAAGGCGGTCGCCGCCGATATTTCACCGCTGGCGCAGATCGCCCTGCGTTCCGCCATCGCGGCGCTGCTGGTGGTGGCCTTGGCCTACCGGCATGGCTTGCGGTTATCCGATTTTCGCGCTCGCCTCGGGCCGGGGCTATTGGTGGGATTGGGGTTCACCGCGGAATTCGTGTTCGTGGCGTGGGGGCTTACCCATACGCTGGCATCGCACATGTCGGTGTTTCTGTACACCGCGCCGGTGTTCGCCGCGCTGGGGTTGCACCTCTGGGTGCCAGGCGAGCAGTTGACGCGACGGCAGTGGGCGGGTGTCGGGCTGGCCTTCGCCGGCATGGCCATGGCGATGGCGCCGACGACCGATATCGAGAATGCCGGTGCCATCCTGCTGGGCGATGCCCTGGGGCTGTTGGCGGGTCTCTCCTGGGCCGCGACCACGCTGGTGATCCGCCGCTCGTCGCTCTCCGAAGCGCCGCCGGTCCAGACTTTGTGCTATCAGCTCGTCATCGCCGGCCTGCTGCTGATGCCCGTTACCATGCTACTGGGCGATCTCGGCCGCATTCATGCGACCGGTGGCGTCATCGCCAGCCTCGCCTTCCAGACACTGGTGATCTCCTTTGCCGCGCTGTTGCTCTGGTTCTCGCTGCTGCGGCGCTACTTCGCCTCGCAGCTGGGCATTTTCTCGTTCCTGTCGCCGGTGTTCGGCGTGCTGTTCGGTGCCGCCCTGCTCGGCGAACCGCTGACGATGAATTTCATCGCCGGCGGCATTGCGCTGCTGGTCGGACTGCTGATGGTGACGCGCTAG
- a CDS encoding 2-hydroxychromene-2-carboxylate isomerase: protein MPKRITYYFSPVSPWTYLGHARLGEIAARHDATIDYVPVTVSAVFPRTGGLPLPKRAPERQAYRLAELRRWPRLLGVPLNVEPKYFPADDRPAARLLLTAKAQGHDIAELSLSILRACWAEERDIADLATLGEIADACGLNSQGLLQESEAEPGHQRLDEACEQAVAAGCFGVPWYDVEGEPFWGQDRLELVGKKLAGEL from the coding sequence ATGCCCAAGCGCATCACCTACTACTTCAGCCCGGTATCGCCCTGGACCTACCTCGGCCATGCCCGGCTCGGCGAAATTGCCGCCCGCCACGACGCAACGATCGACTATGTGCCGGTCACGGTCAGTGCTGTCTTCCCCAGGACGGGCGGGCTGCCGCTGCCCAAGCGCGCACCCGAGCGCCAGGCCTACCGTCTGGCGGAGCTGAGGCGGTGGCCACGCCTGCTGGGCGTACCGCTCAACGTCGAACCCAAGTACTTCCCCGCCGACGACCGCCCCGCGGCGCGCCTGCTACTGACCGCCAAGGCCCAAGGCCACGACATCGCCGAGTTGTCGCTATCCATACTGCGTGCCTGCTGGGCCGAGGAGCGCGACATTGCCGACCTCGCCACGCTAGGCGAGATCGCCGATGCCTGCGGCCTGAACAGCCAGGGACTGCTGCAGGAGTCTGAAGCGGAGCCGGGCCATCAGCGCCTCGACGAAGCCTGCGAGCAGGCCGTCGCCGCCGGTTGCTTCGGGGTCCCGTGGTACGACGTCGAAGGAGAGCCGTTCTGGGGCCAGGACCGCCTCGAGCTGGTGGGAAAGAAACTGGCCGGCGAACTGTGA